GTTTAAAAAGATGATAATAAAATCAAGTTTTATGATGGTATGTATTTATGCTAATATTGGTTAAGAGAGACAGTACTCTTATTGATCTTATCTGAAGAAGTTGACTGAGATGTTTTGACTATCTTGAGACTGCTCTTTGATTTTACTTGGACTTTTGAAAATGTTTCACTGAAAGTTAGCAGCTTGCTGTTTTTAATTCAATGAGTGAAATGTGCACGAGTCTCCTGTTGCCCTTTGTTTTgctattcagactcagtatcTGAAACACTGCCTTGGGATCATATAGTTGACACTTTTATTTGACGGTGAAGCTCAGCTAAAACGTTTCTTATTGTTCCTTTCTCAAAATGGTAATTTATTCCAGTCTCGTGGTCTGTAATTCTCTTACAGGCATCATTGTAATTTATTCGTCTCCCCCGTCTTTAATTTAACTGCCTTCACTTTGCTGCATGAGCAGTGGACTGCAGCTCTGTATACATTAACAGTGAAGCTGTCATGTGAATACCTCCAAGCAGCTCATGCTGTGCTTTATTCATTGAACTAAATGATTGTGCAGCCTTTGTCACTTTGGACAAGTTAATTTCAGCCTAAAGGCTTAAGAAGGACAAGATTCAGGTTTTTGTTCATCTGTTACTGACACAATAAGGACCTTTGTGTTCTTTAGACAAACTGCTGCTCTCAGGTTCCTCGGTGTGTGTGCCTCTGCAGGTGAATTTGCACAAGAGTTGTGTGTGCATCCACTCCACCACAGTTGCTCAGTGGCAGTGGCTGTGCTGGCATCTTGACACAGAGCCAATGACACGGCTGTCACACAGAGGGTTCCAATTAGAGTAAGAACAGCACATAGCTGGAGATTTGGTCCTGAAACAGAAAGCACTGCTGGAGCTTGTTGTGTTACAGGAGAAGTCAGAGATTGGCACACAGGCCTGGGCTGGTTAGGGGTGATGTGACTCCCATGAGAAATAATGATATCCTAGGAGCTGTTTATTCAGAAATGTGTGGGGAGAAACACTTTAAAGCTCCATCAGCCTTTAATATATTATCCTAAAATGGAATTAAAGTCCTAAACAACAAGAGTGCACATGTCTCGCCCAATTATGATCCACACCTCCACTTAAAAATGGAAGTGTTTAATGAGTGAACAGTTCTGACACTTGGATGCACTTGATAAGTTATTACTAGTAAAAACACTTAACATTGGAATTGTACGATTGTGCCTCACACTTTCACCTTTTCACTGTGTGGTGATTCTAAGATATATCAATCATTAATATTTATTGGGATTTGAGCATTTTAATATAGACAGCAGCAGTTTGGCTGCCTGCCTCACTTTTCCAcagtcctcttcctcttcttttaTATTTAATACGCATGTGCTATTTTTTCACTTTGAGGGACAGTCAGTGGGAGTTAAGCATGGCTCTGTGTTTTACTGAAGCACTCTGCTCTCTAGgagttatggaaaacaaatgattactgatatcaaaaaacaaacaacaacaattaaCACTGACTACTGTCTGTTTTTTGTATGAAAATAGGAGGGAAGAAGAAAAAGGAGAATGTTTATGAATAAAACACGGTGAATCCAGGTGAAAATCTTGATCCCTTATTCATTTCAAGGAGTCCAAATCAATGTCACAGGGTTTACTGGGATATGACGTGAAAGGCGAAAGGGAGGAAGAGGGATTTTGAGATGAATGAGTTCAGCACAGAGGGAGCTGAGTATGAAGAAGATGCTGCTTCAGACTCTCCAAAAGAGAATCACTTCCACagttcctctctctctcaaacaTATTGATTATTAAGCTGGTAGATTCAGTTTATCATCAAGGTGGCATTGAAAGGAGGCTGAGAGGGAGAGTGAGAGGGAGGACagtcaaattaaaatgtgttattagcaatgtgtgactgtgtgtgtgctcttgtAAGTCCTTGCCTGAAGGAGCTGACCTATTGATCAGAGGCAATTTCAACTTGTTTTCATTCAGAGGACATCATAGCATAATTATTTGTAATCGATTATCTGCAACCTTGTGATGTAAATACAGTGAAACTGTCCTTCATTTGCGATCATACTGCTGGCctctttctcctccctccttatTGTGACCGCCTACACAAAACACATCCTGTGAGATTGCATTTACTGTATTCAGTTTAAaggtatcatgcaaaatgcactttttggtgtcttttatacataaatgtgtgtcccccggtgtgtcagggaactcacaaagtgtcagaaaatcagaaagtctcttttcctccgtacccaaatctctaaaaacgggggtacaacggagctgatccagatttgctgccaaTATGACGCAATATCGCTTTACGCcaacggccctatcagaaacgttgctatcagataGAATGTGCAATGTGTTATGGACGTAAGATGGCCTTTGTTTACTTTAGCAAGcattgctaacactcagagctaacgttGCACtggaaaaaaggaactcaccttgtcgTAAAACCGCAAGAgagaaagcatttgagctcctgTTTCATAAATAATCCTTGATTTGGTTTTGAACATAATATggtgtttaatcacggcagcgtttAGCCGAGTATCTGGGTAGAATTGTCCTGTGTGAGCTCtccttttatttattcattttaaagctacggacccagaatcagcactcctctaaaagtgttttgttttgatGACCTATCAGGTACGCAAAGGCGCgtagtgacacaagtgacgttacgcatttcagattctcgccgcgcatgcgtacctgcgtacctgcgtaccagttatgtgcacccctggttaTGAGGCATGGcgagaatgggtgatctgtttggtattttgagcaaaacacttcatagacatgtatttatattagggctgtcaaacgattacaatttttaatcagattaatcacagcttaaaaattaattaatcatgattaatcaccattcgaactatgtccaaaatatgccatttatttatgtatattgttgtgggaatagaaagataaatgaaagaaggcggatatatcaatttaacatacagtatctatgtttattataaaaaaattctgcatgtcaaaatgaaagacaacccacacacctatcaatcatcaaaccgtggggtcttaattcattacgtgttgatttctatcaacgggggagtacttcaggaaagtcgacagaggggggggggggctagtggagtactacagcaagagtactacagcaagagtattctccgtcgggacttcctgcaacaacaccacgccgttaccaaagatgttctattgagaagacgatcactacgtgacaaaagttttcaaaaccgtggcgactgaaatcaatcttactaactgctgtctgtgcaatttactccgcgcgagttggcagactttattttgcttactttaacatcatttttcatggtggggctaagccatttcttggtatgggtgttttaaagaaattgcccaaggtacgttgtttttttcttttcgacatgtcagcagcagcaacaatgcctggtaaacatgcagtgcttactaaacgagcttgtgagtgagtggtTAGTGGGTTGCGGGCAGCGTGCACggtgcaagcaggcgacacttttttcatgaatcataaactctaaatataattttatttcacttattttacacctttgaaaaaaaaaaacatgcccaaaatagaatttatttggtcatcatatcagtattttagagagctccccccaaatttcacaaaccatgttcccaggggagctcatgtcaccactaggggagctatagctccccctgctcccctccagttcgcaccctgctggtgctgccactggtggcacgtatgaggcgggccattctgcacatgcgttaaatgcgttaaatatgttaacgcaattaatcagggttgccaactttgggtacctggctggagtgagattttgatatcatgggttgaATTACacatgcgcactaaatgactgctatcgtgtcagcagcgggaccttagcatatatatatataggatattgtagtgccgagagatatggagtcagaggcggtgcatcgaaggtgcaaaagggaactttaatcacaagctgcaaaggacatgttgtcgggtcgcagcccgggtcgacaagagacagaggcaagagggcacacctatttataggtaacccataacatgtccgtgtgggaacaataaccgcaactgtagttccaggtttgaattatgacccagtggttaaataggtggtcaccacaatatatatacaatatatacaaatacacaaaattggacacagactataaagggcacacagtttcattcactaatgaaagtcaaacacatgtttgtttccactgttttattgtgtgcataggcCTGTCGTGATAAGCAATTAGTTGACTTATAtagtacgataaataaaaatgaactcgataaatttacatttacatgaggatgtgactagcagttcgaaaggatgtacttcaattattattatatattatcattatgtcaggggtctaaaatggtcatacaacggtgccgacaatattattgtttatcgcaataatttcctggaaaatgtatccaacaaaattaattatcgtgagaggcctgtacatgaaacacacacacaaacaaatctacagacttactccaaactgccaaacatattaattaacacactctattttggcctagtagaacaataagcagcagacttttacttttttatcatttctactggatcttagatctgcgcttgcgcaatacgggtcggcagttgccagagagtatttttgttgggtaatctatggtagggctaacccatgcagtggtggggtgaagtcagtatttgcaatgtaattacatacacgctccctcttgacagtgaaacgccacgcgtgaggtttagattatttccctgtctcaatccaaattgaactgtatgaaataaaaaggcacatttgtcttgtagtgaataaaaagggcgacctggagccaatcctgcaatttccccacaggtgaaagagttgacatgctgaaagcccaacccctgtaggggggtctggggggattctccccaaggagattttttgaaatactaacataaaatacacattctggtactctcttgagaagaaaaataaatacatctattactacacgacatatttaaacaaatgaatgccattttagttttgtgttactttgttctgaaagctgaacctgctgctcctcacagagagaagagggaagaagctgtgttcattactttacattgtggataagggttgatagcccccattgttctgtgtgtcaacatgaaagacagcccacacacctatcaatcatcaaaccgtggggtcttatttcattacgtgttgatttctatcaacacgtaatgttgtatcgatgtatagatgtattacagcaaaagtattctccgtcgggacttcctgcaacaacaccacgccgttatcttgattctgattggccagaagacattatcaaagatgttctattgagaagacgatcactacctgacaaaagttttcaaaaccgtttatagtcttcggtattcttgtttttggcgtgagaatagtttgggcagagtgagagcgtgagattgagggtgaaagcgtgtgtcacatgccagatgcgtgagagttggcaaccctgaattaattcaaaaaattaattaccgccgttaacgcgataattttgacagcactaatttatatatctgagacctataatatatgcctggaaatagtataataggagacctttaagctCACCTTAATTTCCCATTTGTTATCCACAGGTCCAAGAAACCGCCCCGCCCTTGGAGTTCCAGAGCCAACAATGGAGAGAAGAGGAAAGAGAAGCAGGAGACGCACTGGGAGCTGCTTTGAAAGTCAAAGACCTACAGATCATCTCCACCAAACAGAAAACTGCAGCTCACGGCACTCTGGGTCCGTATGGATGGCCTCAGAACTTTTCCCAGGCCCTGGATCAGTATCTGTACCGACCTCCTCCTAAATCCAAACCTCCCGCCAAAACTCCCACAAAGGCCAAGAAGATCCTGGGCTGGGGAGATTTTTACTTCAATGTGAAAACGGTGAAGTTCAGCCTCCTGGTGACGGGGAAAATCGTGGACCACATCAACGGCACGTTCAGCGTCTACTTCCGCCACAACTCGTCTCGTCTGGGGAACATATCCGTGAGCATCGTCCCGCCCTCCAAAGCTGTGGGATGGGAGGTTTTGGATCCAGCAGCTGAGGGTGTTCCCACCAAAACCCAAGTCCTGGTTCCAGATCTGACGTCCCAGCTCCAGAGCCTGCCCCAGTCCACCAGCTCTCCTCCTCCAGAGCAGCAGAAGCAGCAGCCGGACGTGGTGATGGTGACCGAGCTCAACTGCAGGATCGAGTACCAGAGAACCAACCGGTCCAAGAAGACCAAGCCCTGCCAGTACGACCCCGGGCAGACCTGCTACTCAGAAAACACGCAGTCCCAGGCGGCCTGGATCTGCGCCAAACCCTTTAAGGTCATATGCATCTTCATCGCCTTCACCGGCACCGACTACAGGCTGGTGCAGAAGGTCTGCCCGGACCACAACTTCCAGACGGCGCAGAACCAGCAGCACTTCGGATAATGGTTTCTCAGAAATAACACACTGACTTTTCatctgtctttttttaaatcatgtgtTTAGTTTTGAAATTATAGGTTTGAGATTGACTGTTTCTACTGTATATACACTGTCAGTGTGTGCAGCTTGGaccttatttttgttttaatgacATTTATATATAAGCTTTGTGTTGTCTAAGCATCTACAGAGAGCTCCACATTGTCTTAAAAAAGCAGCCACTTGATCCACGGTATCACTTGTTGTGTACTTGTTTTGTATATATGCCTACAAAATGTATATATGCGTTTATAAGACTTGAAATCTATAACTTGATTATCATTATTTGGAAACAATGGGATTTCTTAGATCATTGATACAAAAAAGAACTTAAGAGATAGAATTGGGTAGTTTTTGAAATGAGATAATTGTCTTTTACTATAGTCAGTGCATTCATTGCTTGTTGATTGTCCAGTGACCGATTAGATATGTGTTGATTATGGAACTGAGAGCCAACAGATGATTTACCGCTGCTGTCACTTTAATCTGTGACACAAAGTACGCATGTCCTTGGCTTTCCTCCAGTACTGATTTTACTTTCACCCTCTGCACCTTGGAAAGTTTCTGTTTTCCCAGCCCTCAGCTGTCACGGCCATGCTTTCTCTGTCGTTTCGGCAAACATTACGGGTGAGTacatttttaataatgtatttttctTAGAGCTTTTATATGCGCTGATACAAGAAGGTCTCTGACACTGTCTCTGGAGAGAAGATGTACCCAAATCACTTATTACTGCAAACTAGGTCATCTCGGGTCACCTCAAACATGATAGAAACGTCTCTTTTGAAGATGCACACTGTGAACAAATGTGTTTTCAATGTGCACTCCAGTTTCTCAGGTGCTGCCATGATAGGTGTGATTATCTCAGGTTGTCAAAACAGGAAGGAGTGCTACTGTTTGTCCCAGAATATTTGGAGAAAAGTTGACTGTACACCGTATGCTTAATGCAAGACTTAATTTACTCAAGGCTTAGAAAACATATGAACAGAGAAGATGAAAGGAGTCTTGCTACAACACATATTTATGCCTGAACGGTAATCTTTCTATGAGGCCAAAGTAACACATGGTTACGTGACTATCATGCCGCTACCAGCTGCCTTCAACAAACAAGACCCTGATAAATaggcgcatgtgtgtgtgtgtgtgtgtgtgtgtgtgtgtgtgtgtgtgtgtgtgtgtgtgtgtgtgtgtgtgtgtgtgtgtgtgtgtgtgtgtgtgtgtgtgtgtgtgtgtgtgtgtgtgtgtgtgtgtacacacgtTTCATGTCCAAGGTTTCCCCCAACTGCTCCACACGTTTGTTTTTTCCACTGGCTTTCATTTAATGGATTGTTTAGAACATCAAAAGATGCATTATTCTAAGTCCCTTGTTtccaaaagtattatcattttGAGTGATGAAAGTGTTTATTGCAGAGGTTGTTCAAAAGAGACCAAAGGAGCTAtctttgaaaaacacaagtacaAATAACTTTTACTCTGCACAGAGTGCCACATTGCACAATGGAGAGTTGCATCAAATCCTGTGACTTGGGTTTTATTAAAAACACAGCGTTGTGGAAAAGCACAATATCTCTCCAGGGTCTTCCCGAACAGAGAGCCATAATTGTTTAAGAAGAGGTTATTTGGATGTTAACCCTAAACGATATTGTTGTGTGTTCACCCTCCGCCCCGTGCAGCCCTTCTTCCTCAGGGCTTCAGGAGGTCTGGGTCGAGAGGGGCAGGTCCCAGCGGGGTCATGCAGGCGAGGCCTCGTGAGCGCCGGCAGCTGGACGGGACAGGAGACCCTGGCCCAGGACGACCCAGAGATGTGGAGCCTCCTGCAGCAGGAGAAGAACCGGCAGTGTCGGGGTCTGGAGCTCATCGCATCAGAGGTACAGAGGAGGGAGAACAGGAGTAGTATTGGGTTTACATTCactcttaaaggtcccctattataccaTTTTTCAACAACATATTATAGTTCtcaaatatatacaaaacatgtctctgaagtgtttggctcagatcatgcattgtagcatcccataaacccctctgtttcagaagTGCTGATTccgtgtctgtagctttaaatgcaaatgagctgctgctagccacgcccctctgagagatatttggtttaaaaaaacacgATAGAGctttaggaggagattcaggtgataaggcggcgggtgttaccttggtttgttattggctaatggttgcacAAGCCAAAACACATtgggacatcacaaagtggcca
This Pseudochaenichthys georgianus chromosome 7, fPseGeo1.2, whole genome shotgun sequence DNA region includes the following protein-coding sequences:
- the LOC117450021 gene encoding neurexophilin-2-like isoform X1, whose translation is MRYNEKTTSVEAELWYGRDRTGREKEKVMEVREELQVQETAPPLEFQSQQWREEEREAGDALGAALKVKDLQIISTKQKTAAHGTLGPYGWPQNFSQALDQYLYRPPPKSKPPAKTPTKAKKILGWGDFYFNVKTVKFSLLVTGKIVDHINGTFSVYFRHNSSRLGNISVSIVPPSKAVGWEVLDPAAEGVPTKTQVLVPDLTSQLQSLPQSTSSPPPEQQKQQPDVVMVTELNCRIEYQRTNRSKKTKPCQYDPGQTCYSENTQSQAAWICAKPFKVICIFIAFTGTDYRLVQKVCPDHNFQTAQNQQHFG
- the LOC117450021 gene encoding neurexophilin-2-like isoform X2, encoding MEARCCNMRALCLNFAITCLWLLHSSVQETAPPLEFQSQQWREEEREAGDALGAALKVKDLQIISTKQKTAAHGTLGPYGWPQNFSQALDQYLYRPPPKSKPPAKTPTKAKKILGWGDFYFNVKTVKFSLLVTGKIVDHINGTFSVYFRHNSSRLGNISVSIVPPSKAVGWEVLDPAAEGVPTKTQVLVPDLTSQLQSLPQSTSSPPPEQQKQQPDVVMVTELNCRIEYQRTNRSKKTKPCQYDPGQTCYSENTQSQAAWICAKPFKVICIFIAFTGTDYRLVQKVCPDHNFQTAQNQQHFG